Proteins encoded in a region of the Syntrophorhabdales bacterium genome:
- the lptD gene encoding LPS assembly protein LptD: protein MIRYFDASTRWRTITWLGHTILWLAVILLMPFSSEARELAKRTTNAPVDITADFLQYDKNQNMYIAKGNVEMRQGTATLTADYVEYHEDSADALAEGNVVLQDNEGTIRTERMTLNMVTQQGTIEKGDIYIKQGNFYLIGDEIKKTGEATYVIQRGKFTTCGWDKPAWTFAAKDINLTAQGYATASNAKFSIRDNPVFFLPWGVFPVKTERQSGFLLPELIKSSRDGYRLTESYYWAISKDTDATFGAQWIQDRGVRALGEYRYFVSPELKGQWGASIIDDQEFHHTRWNIVGEHVQAVNNSLTLKARVYQVSDQDFLKDFGLTTLQRAENSVSSTVFAEQFMKKSLLTAETTYFRTLVVEDNKQTFQYLPFVSFFTEHLPLLNSSIYANASSSVTNFSREQGTTYARFSAAPALSMPFHFQGFNLLASNTFIQRAYSINQKGLADVSPVPDEKTSNYFQTIMLQGDANFQAYRNYKTDLFGLDNLQSVIKPRVTYTFIPATDTVTLPIVNPFDQIVKTNTITYSFNHYLNAVGKTSSREISLLEIDQTYGLSGDLPPSTSYIIGNGDNTGPGRRFSDVHARLTLYPVSTFFFTEEAYIDPYSVEAKILRTSLGVNRPTFSSSVTHTYQQGTIDQILWIATGRFWNFDGRISIRYDLMDNTWIDTLYGLTYHPGCWALNLILLQTRRPPDTSIHFTFSLAGLTSRGQPMEPVGPLSGPTPSPTPASSRGISGLQQQLF from the coding sequence TTGATACGATATTTTGATGCCAGTACGCGTTGGCGTACCATCACATGGCTTGGGCATACCATTCTATGGCTCGCAGTCATCCTCCTGATGCCCTTTTCGTCTGAGGCCAGAGAACTGGCCAAAAGAACCACAAACGCCCCGGTTGACATCACCGCCGACTTCCTCCAGTACGACAAGAACCAGAACATGTACATCGCCAAGGGGAACGTGGAAATGAGGCAAGGCACGGCAACGCTGACTGCCGATTACGTGGAATATCACGAAGACTCGGCTGACGCACTCGCAGAGGGCAATGTTGTTCTCCAGGACAATGAAGGCACTATCCGCACCGAACGCATGACGCTCAATATGGTGACGCAGCAGGGGACAATTGAAAAGGGCGATATCTACATCAAGCAGGGGAACTTCTACCTTATTGGCGACGAAATAAAGAAGACCGGCGAAGCAACGTATGTAATTCAGCGGGGTAAGTTCACTACCTGCGGGTGGGACAAGCCGGCATGGACATTCGCGGCAAAGGATATCAACCTCACCGCGCAGGGGTATGCGACCGCAAGTAACGCCAAGTTCAGTATCCGCGACAACCCCGTCTTCTTCCTGCCCTGGGGTGTCTTCCCGGTCAAGACCGAAAGGCAGTCAGGTTTTCTGCTCCCTGAACTGATCAAGTCAAGCCGGGACGGATACAGGCTCACAGAATCCTATTATTGGGCCATATCGAAAGACACGGATGCAACCTTCGGTGCCCAGTGGATACAGGACAGGGGTGTACGAGCACTAGGCGAATATCGCTATTTTGTATCGCCGGAACTGAAAGGGCAGTGGGGAGCCTCGATCATAGATGACCAGGAATTTCATCACACTCGATGGAATATAGTAGGCGAGCACGTCCAGGCTGTCAATAACAGCCTGACTCTGAAGGCAAGGGTGTATCAGGTCTCCGACCAGGACTTCCTCAAGGATTTTGGTCTTACTACACTGCAACGGGCGGAGAATTCAGTGAGCTCGACCGTATTCGCCGAACAGTTCATGAAGAAATCACTGCTCACGGCTGAGACCACCTACTTCCGTACTCTTGTCGTGGAAGACAACAAACAGACCTTCCAGTACCTCCCATTTGTGTCATTTTTCACGGAACATCTGCCTTTGCTTAACAGTAGCATCTACGCCAATGCGTCTTCCAGCGTCACCAACTTCTCGCGAGAGCAGGGTACCACATATGCACGCTTCTCTGCTGCTCCCGCCTTGAGCATGCCCTTCCACTTCCAGGGGTTCAATCTGCTGGCGAGCAACACCTTCATACAAAGGGCTTACTCAATAAACCAAAAAGGGTTGGCTGATGTGTCCCCTGTCCCCGATGAAAAGACTTCCAACTATTTCCAGACCATCATGCTCCAGGGTGACGCAAACTTTCAGGCATACAGGAACTACAAGACAGACCTCTTCGGGTTGGATAACCTGCAAAGCGTTATCAAGCCGAGGGTTACGTATACCTTCATCCCTGCCACTGACACTGTAACGCTCCCCATCGTCAATCCTTTCGATCAGATTGTAAAGACCAATACGATTACCTACTCCTTCAATCATTACCTGAATGCCGTCGGTAAGACTTCATCGCGCGAGATTTCCCTTCTGGAAATCGACCAGACCTATGGGTTGTCCGGGGATCTGCCGCCATCAACGTCCTACATAATAGGCAACGGCGACAACACAGGCCCGGGGCGGAGATTCTCTGACGTTCATGCAAGGCTGACGCTCTATCCTGTAAGCACTTTCTTTTTTACTGAAGAAGCCTATATCGATCCTTACAGCGTAGAAGCCAAAATATTGAGAACTTCCTTGGGTGTCAACAGGCCGACTTTCAGCTCGAGTGTCACCCACACTTACCAGCAGGGTACTATTGATCAGATTCTCTGGATCGCAACAGGAAGGTTCTGGAACTTTGACGGACGCATCAGCATACGATATGATCTAATGGATAACACATGGATAGACACGCTCTATGGTCTGACCTATCATCCGGGGTGTTGGGCCCTAAACCTGATCCTGTTGCAAACCAGGAGACCGCCCGATACGAGCATACATTTCACGTTCAGCCTGGCGGGCTTAACAAGTCGTGGGCAACCCATGGAGCCCGTGGGTCCACTGAGCGGACCGACTCCTTCCCCGACACCCGCTTCGTCGAGAGGAATCAGCGGTTTGCAGCAACAACTTTTCTGA
- a CDS encoding sugar phosphate nucleotidyltransferase, with the protein MKGVILAGGLGTRLFPLTKITNKHLLPIYDKPMIYYPIQTLINAGITDIMIVTGGNNAGDFLRLLGNGSEFGLKHINYTYQEGEGGIAAALSLAEYFAEDEPVCVVLGDNLIEKNIARAVKAFEKQGKGAKIILKEVPDPERFGVAEIKNGKLVTIEEKPKHPKSSLAVIGIYLFDAEVFRIVKTLKPSDRGELEITDVNNAYIKKKTMTWEMLEGWWTDAGTFESLMRAAILVSQTGANNMG; encoded by the coding sequence ATGAAAGGCGTTATACTTGCCGGCGGTCTCGGGACGAGGCTCTTTCCTCTTACCAAGATTACAAATAAGCATCTCCTTCCGATCTACGACAAGCCAATGATCTATTATCCAATCCAGACGCTCATCAATGCGGGGATAACGGACATTATGATAGTCACCGGCGGAAATAACGCGGGTGATTTTCTGCGGCTACTCGGCAACGGCTCGGAATTCGGACTGAAGCACATCAACTACACGTACCAGGAGGGAGAGGGAGGAATTGCAGCCGCCCTCTCCCTTGCCGAATACTTCGCAGAAGACGAACCGGTCTGCGTGGTTTTGGGCGATAACCTGATTGAGAAGAATATTGCGCGGGCAGTCAAAGCGTTTGAGAAGCAGGGCAAGGGCGCCAAGATTATTCTCAAGGAGGTGCCCGATCCGGAACGGTTTGGTGTCGCAGAGATAAAGAACGGCAAGCTTGTGACCATTGAAGAAAAACCAAAGCACCCAAAGAGCAGCCTCGCCGTGATTGGTATATATCTTTTTGACGCGGAGGTTTTTCGTATCGTCAAAACACTGAAACCCTCTGACAGGGGAGAACTGGAGATAACCGACGTAAACAATGCCTACATCAAGAAGAAGACCATGACCTGGGAAATGCTCGAGGGCTGGTGGACAGACGCAGGTACTTTCGAGTCTTTGATGAGAGCCGCAATACTCGTGTCCCAGACGGGCGCCAACAACATGGGATAA
- a CDS encoding dTDP-4-dehydrorhamnose 3,5-epimerase family protein — protein MIDGVAVKSLKVVPDERGRLMEILRCDEEIFTKFGQVYMTTTYPGVVKAWHYHEKQDDFITCVKGMLKLVLFDDRSDSPTRGEINEFFIGDHKATLVKVPRKVYHGWKCISEQEAIVVNAPTEPYNSAHPDEFRLDPHNNNIPYRWERKDG, from the coding sequence ATGATCGATGGTGTAGCAGTCAAGAGCCTCAAGGTCGTCCCTGACGAAAGGGGAAGATTGATGGAAATATTACGCTGCGATGAGGAGATATTCACCAAGTTCGGCCAGGTCTACATGACGACGACCTATCCTGGTGTGGTAAAGGCCTGGCATTATCATGAAAAACAGGACGATTTTATCACGTGCGTCAAAGGCATGCTCAAACTGGTCCTGTTCGACGACCGGTCGGATTCCCCGACCCGAGGCGAAATTAATGAGTTCTTCATCGGCGATCACAAGGCAACTCTGGTAAAGGTCCCCCGAAAGGTCTATCACGGCTGGAAATGCATCTCGGAACAGGAGGCTATAGTCGTGAATGCACCGACGGAACCGTACAACAGCGCACATCCCGACGAGTTTCGGCTCGATCCGCACAACAATAATATTCCATACAGGTGGGAAAGAAAAGATGGATAG